A single region of the Montipora capricornis isolate CH-2021 chromosome 13, ASM3666992v2, whole genome shotgun sequence genome encodes:
- the LOC138030955 gene encoding uncharacterized protein produces MRFPLIFFLVNIATVRLADLRLATCDLRFAYLLLCYLRLATCDLLLATCDLRLATCDVRFAICSCRLATCVVRRATCYLRLATCDLLLATCDLRLATCDLRLATCDLLLCDLRLATCDLRLAICDLLLATCDLLLATCHLRLPTCHLALRDNRSIH; encoded by the coding sequence ATGCGTTTTCccctcattttttttcttgttaatatTGCGACTGTGCGACTTGcggacttgcgacttgcgacttgcgattTGCGATTTGCCTACTTGCTACTTTGCTACTTGCGACTTGCTACTTGCGACTtgctacttgcgacttgcgacttgcgacttgcgacttgcgacgtGCGATTTGCGATTTGCTCCTGTAGACTTGCGACTTGCGTCGTGCGACGTGCGACGTGCTACTTgagacttgcgacttgcgatttgctacttgcgacttgcgacttgcgacttgctacttgcgacttgcgacttgcgacttgcgacttgctactttgcgacttgcgacttgctacttgcgacttgcgacttgcgattTGCGATTtgctacttgcgacttgcgacttgctacTTGCGACTTGCCACTTGCGACTTCCCACTTGCCACTTGGCGCTTCGTGACAACAGAAGCATTCACTGA